The Ipomoea triloba cultivar NCNSP0323 chromosome 4, ASM357664v1 DNA segment ATCTAAAATCAATGCCCTGTCGAGGAGCCTGACTATTGTGTCCCTCCGGTCTTCTAAATAAAGTGGTCAAGCTATAAGCTCCGAGTATTGGGACATGCTCCTAATTGAGTACCCTACTCACAATATCCATCACTTTATCATTCATATTGATCTAATAAACTTTGTTTCTTAAAAGAGTATATTTAACGAATTCCAATAGCAACTTGTTTAAGCAGCATGGGAGGATCTTCCGATCCACAACCCTCGTACCCTCGCAGCGTGTGGTCTAATTGGGTAAGAAGGACAAAATAACTCCAACTACTCTTACTGATCATTTTCAGACTTGGGAACtcaaataacattattattatgtactatattggagttataaaaACTGAAACCAATTAATGAtatccaaattaaatttaaaaaaaaaagagaaaaaaagaaatgtgGGAGCTTATAGAGTTGTTGTGGTAGTTTTGGTCCTTCTCAATCAAACCGGTTTAAAACTCTTTTTCATTTGCATGATATGTGTGGGACTTCTTAGTTAATATAGTCAAAATTGtaacttataattttaaatcattAAATCTATTTTAACATATTGATAAATCAAAGTATATTTAGTCTTACTTCCAACGTTAGATTCGAATGTCACTGTGAATATGAGGAGTCATTAAGGCGTTTAGCCCATCAGTTATGGTGAGGCCCTATTATAAACAAAAGTGTACATCAACAGAACCTGAAATCATTTGGGCAATTAGAGATTTACCTCCTTTATGGACTTAAAGGCAAGTTTATAGTCCAGCGAACCAGAAAACCTGGGTTATAAAAAAAACTACACATAGTGAAACCCTGTCGAGAGTAGTTGAAGTGATCGACAATCAACATTTAGTCTTGCTTCCAAGGCAATGCGGGTTTCAGAGTCATTGAGGGTTTTGACCCATTAGTGGAGTGAAACCTTTGCAAAAGTGTACAGACAAATGACAAAGAACTAAAACTCATTTAGGTAACTCATAATTTACCTTCATGAACTTTGAAACAAACTCATTAGGATCTAGGGGattaattacttatttttaggggattaattacttatttttaCCGTTTTGATCATAGGAGTTAGGGGACAGAATTACTTTAGTCTACTGAGATCACAGTTAACACTTGACTGTCAGTTTGACTGGTAATAGGTCCCACAGCTCAGCATAATGGTCATACAcagtgatgatgatgaattcTGAAGCCATGCTTAAAGAACAAATTTGTCCATCCTACGCTGACCACACCCCATGTGTGCCTCTGCTCACTTGCACGCAACAATACACCCTTTTTGATGCCTCCATTTTTGTCACTGCTCCCTTCTACTTTACCCACAAACATAATTTATGCTGAGCTAGTCCCCCACCATTGCTTTCAAACTCTACTCTTTCAATAATCTTAGGcatataattaccataattaatGTTCAATTTTCTACATGATATGTGATGGATTCATTGTAGGCGAATCCCATCGACTGGACCGGGGAGTAGGTCAGCTAGGCAGTCGAGAACACACTTCGAAACTGCCAAGTACAAAAGATATTCGAAAGATACTCAGAAAATTCATTGTCAGATTTTCTCCGATTTTACTTTTCTGttttagaaaggggatcttgtattttagaaaagaaatccgCACCCGATTCAAGAAGAGTTAAGGAAAGATTCCTAATCTAAATTTGtaaacaatttcattttctttcttcggGCCGACCACCTATTTATAAATACCTTTTAAAGGGCACATTATAAAGGGTTCCATTATTACTTTTTGACAATAAAATACTTATATTCTTTCAGCTGTTGTGTTGGCCCACCGACTAACTACCTCATAGTCATAAAACAACACAATGATATATGTAATTTGTTCTTCCATCTTTTCCATTAAAAAagtgggggaaaaaaaaaacttggtatAAAAGTcataaatatatcattaaaaagatACTACTAATGGGGATCCATAATATAAAGATGACAACTACCGAAATTAAATATTGCAGGAGGAAAGTGGTCTAAGTGTAGCCTACCTAGCTACCTAGTTGTCTAGATAGGATCTACAAGGAATCTTGTGGTTTAAAAagggaaattaattaattagtgctCCATAGTCCATACTATTTTTACAGGATAATGCATGCATGTTACATACAAATTTAGCGTAAAGTAGTTTAcattaataatttgcaatttaaATTTGATTCCCTTTCAATTAGatctaatttttgaattttatgagtaaAATAATCATCTTTAAAGAGCATATTCAATGGTGATTAGTTTATGATAACTTGATCAGATTAATTAGagtttattatgattatttaatACTAGAAGTTATGTTGTTGGCGGCTGAAAAAGACTGCAcacaaatattttgaaatgaaagacttcaCACTTATTTGAATGTCAcaattcaaaactttataatCTAGTGACATTGACATATGTCTTTAGATTAGAGTATGTATCATAAGTTAgatcaatttttaaattttcaaataatatgCAACAAATTTTCGTCTCTAAGTAATAaagtaattgtaaaattcagtTTTATTTGTTGGTTGTGTTCACTTTTATTCTCTAAGCTAAGCTATAATTGACTGATGTGGTAAATACGATAGTTCCCACATATACATATGAGTGACAAGGTCGGATCGAGAATGAATCCTTAGTCTACTCAGCTCGTTGGTTTAAGTCTCGAGCTCGAGGAATGACGTGAGGTTAGAGGGTTCTGAGCTATATTGTAATAGGTAGAACGACCCACTGAGACGTCTAGGTCCAGATACCCAAGTAGCCCTGCTTGGGATGATCGTCCCGACCTGAAAGTGAAGTGCTACTGCAGTTTCTAGCTATCTCGATTATTGCATTTGAGTTGGTAAAGCCAAATCTATGGTCGGTCAAGGCCGAGAATGATTCATCTCTGCTATCTGATCGGATACCAAGCAGGTGTACAGTATAGGGAGGTATACTCGGGATCTAATAATAGGCTAGGTGgtgaaaagtgagtatgatcAACAATTAGAAACTAATTTTACCTTACTCTATAATTTAGGAaccaaaaaaatatcattaaacGAAAATCTTACAATCAAAAAGCAAACACACTGGCCAAATCTTACAAAAAGCAAACACACCAGGCCAGTTACCAGTACTTACTATGCATGCATACCaagaaaatctaaaataatacaTTGTTTTCAGTAATACTAATCCTATAGGCTATAGCTTGTAGTTTCTAAATTCTGTATGATAACTGCTAATTACAGACCAAAAAGCCGAAAAgttaaaaccaaaaaaagaaataaaaactgACAGTATAATGTTAGCGGGCATGGCTGCCATTGTTGACGAGAGAGCACTGGGAAGGAGGCCTGGAAAGCTGCTCGCCGGCGCTGGCCGGACACGTCATGGATCCCGCCGGCAACTGCGGCACCGCGCAGTTGTACGACAGGCACAGCGTGACGGAATCCGGCAGCGGAACCGGGCCGCCCCGTTGCTCGATCGGGAACTCGGTGATGAAGTTGTGCTGCAAGTAGAGGGTCTTGGTGACGCCGGCGTAGACGCTGCGGAAGTACTCCGGCGGGACGGTCCCGACGAAGCGGTTGTTGTTGAGGAATAAGCTCTCGGCGTCGGCGAGCGCGGCGGGGATTTCGCCGGTGAGGGAGTTGTGGCTGAGGTCCAGTACGGATCCGGGGCCGTACGGGATTAAGGGGGATTGGTGGGGGTCGTGGACCCCACCGGAGAAATTGTTCCGTTGGAGAAAAACGGACGCGAGAGAAGGGCGGAAGAGGTTGGGAGGGATGGGCCCACCGAAACGGTTCATGCTGAGGTCGAGATACACTAAATCTGAGAGCGATTCAAGTCCGTTGAGTGGGCCCCACATCTGGTTCACGGAAACCGACACGTAACGGAGGGAAACCGGCAAGTGATACGGTAACTCCCCCGATAACTCGTTCTCGCTCAAATCCAAATGGAGTAAATTCCCCGGCAGCTCCGCCGGGAACTCGCCGGAGAGCTGGTTCCCGGCCAGAATCATAACTCTCAGCTCCGTCAACTTGTTTACTCCCGGCACTGGCCCCGTCAGCTCGTTACGGCTCAGATCGAGCGTGTGAAGATTCGGAAGACCAAAAATCTCCGCCGGAATCGACCCGGTCAACCGGTTATTACTCAAGCTAAGAATCCGGAGGTTAGTTAACAACCCCAATTGCGACGGAATGGGACCGGTGACAATGCCGGAGAACAATACCAGTTGGGTCAACCCTGAGAGATTACCAATCGACGGAGAAAGCGTCCCGGCCAGCCGCGGCGACTCCGACATCCCGGAGCCAAGCATCAGAGTAACAACTCTCGGCGGACTCCCCGAGCAAGTAACTCCGGCGAAGGACACACAAGGGTCGACAGCCGGCGAAGCAAAATCCCAGGTAGTAAAAAACTCGGCGGCCGGAATCTCAGTCAAACAGTTCTTAATATCACGCAAAGCCGCCAAATCAATGGAGCTCAGCCTCTGCGCTGATACTGGCctgagaaagaagaagaagaagaagaggagaaggaaagaaagggaagatTTGGAGGTCATTTGTGGTCGGAACTGAAAGGGAAAGGGGAAAGAATTTTCAGAAAAATGGAAGGCGGGTGGGTTTAATGTAATGGTAAAGGAAGACAGTGACAAAAGATGAGAGTAGAAGAGAGTATCTACAGAGAGAGCGGAGCTGGGGACTGCCTCCTGTTAGTTAGTAACAACCCTATCTGTAAACCTTTCAAGGCCCGACATTTATTAAGTTCATTCGATGCACTTTTGTACACTCAAATAAAACTAGTCCGTAAAATTAGTTAATCCGTAGCAATTTTCGTCTCTAGATTCAACAAGTAATTGTAACCTTCGTCTATAGTTGTTGATCGTGCCGCTTCTCTTCCTTAAACAATGTTCCAAATTCTGTTGTTTAACATTTGAAACTAAATTTGCAACTAATTTATAGTTCAAGGATAAAATGTGCAAGGTCAGTTATACCTTAAATCTTCACTAGAACTAAATTAAGGGCTTTTGAGTCACTTCTCTCTTAAATCTTTTGCGATAGGCTAGACCTATTTAGACTAGTTTTATAGCTTAGACTTCACGAGTGATaattaacacttaaaaaaatgaatatcgaatgataatttcaaaaatagaaaataacatTTAGAAGAAATGTATAAACACTACAGAGTTGTGACCATATGAGATTTGAGAGTGCAATACGATGATTATACCTTAAATCAtgatccacattgcaaggtagaCCATTGATATGCATATTCatctttaatatactaaaaaataaatattaatctttAGTAAATTTGGAAATGGATATTAATAGACTATGGACCACAATATAATCCGTAGGTGGGCCAATGACATGAGTGGAATTTGGGGGGACCAGCCTCTTCATGGCTTTGCTTCGAACAATTTCGTGAGCGTTAAGGCCCACCTGCTTAAACCCAAAACTTTTAGTACCTTCTATAAATCAATTTCACTTGACTTTTTTAGGGAAGTTGAGCCCAACAGGACGTTTTTTAAAAATCTGTAGGTCCTATAAAAAAAAAGCGCCCCAACACTataatttatatcgtggaccatgatccacataataTTATGGGCCCTGAATTAAAACGAtgagatataaaatttatactcataaagtatataatttcataacacaacatacatacacatgttatatatttacttattttttaaatctgattTAGATACATAGCTTATGTtcataaacacataattttacaacacaagacacataaattcataacataaaacataattactaTTTTGTTTCAGGTACATAATCATGCTCTTAAgttacagaatttcataacacaagatacaaaaactcACAGCATAAGACACATATGCATGCACCAAGGTTTATAGTGCACTGTAAACCCTGGTCCGTGGTATAAGGATTGGTAGGGTTTCAGCAGCAAATAAGTTGTGGATATCGGTATCTATCTTGTAAAATGAatcatgttcatttttaatatatttcaagttttttttttaatatattataaattttgattttagtacaCCACATATCATTTAACAATTTGTATATGTTCATTAACTTTGTAATACAATTGCTAAAAATGAACCTATAACACTCTAAAATTGAACTTGCAATAAACTAAAGTAATAGACTTGTATCAATGTCAATCTTATAAAGTAGATCCTGAGATCCATATATAATGATTGGGATGAGCAAGTTGAGTTGATACACTCTTGTATCAAAATAGACACTAATATAAGTGAGTGCTAACTTTGGAGGGGACAATTGATAAGGAGAGAAAAGTTCACATTGATAAACCAAACTTCAACaccttgaaaaaaaaaaaaaaaatctttagacACTTTTTTTAGACACATTTTCTTACTATGATTCCCGGCATAATAAGAGCTCCACGACCCCATTTCTAACACTACATTGTACTAAGAACTATCATTAAACGTATTTAATCCCATTTCtctgtacattattctaaaaaaacTAAGTAACGTATAGCTCTTAGGCTATTAACATTATCACGATAATAATACTATTTCGTTGATAATTTTAATCATACATAGAacctattatatataaaattaatttcttaaataaAATCCTAATAAACGtaatgttttctattttttctattaatttaacaatttaattaatttcccACTAATTATGCAACAcaataaattttatgattaATTTAACATACCATTAAGGAAACATCATGGACCAACACGtttattatacattaaaaaGAGTTATGAATATGTCGGCAGCATGCATACTACGAAATAGTCGGTTTAACCCaatttatacttattattacaaGTCAAAAAGAAAAGTGCTAAGAGAGATTTATAAAAGTagaactattttaaaaaataaaaataaaagaagttaTAGGATCAGAAACTTTTACagtttaatataataataaaattattgaaaaagaaaaaactcagACTATGATATTAACAAGTAATAAGTTTTAgactcaaattaattatgtgtaTTGCAGTGAGTACTACCAattattattgcatggatcataGTCCACACAGTTGTATGGACTACGTTCAAAAAATGATTGTCATCTCCTCATTAAAGGAGACAACATTGTTAGGTCACGCACTTTTTTTTCTCACGCAACCTGTAATTTTTCTCTCCATTACtacaacatacatt contains these protein-coding regions:
- the LOC116017275 gene encoding leucine-rich repeat receptor-like protein kinase PEPR2, encoding MTSKSSLSFLLLFFFFFFLRPVSAQRLSSIDLAALRDIKNCLTEIPAAEFFTTWDFASPAVDPCVSFAGVTCSGSPPRVVTLMLGSGMSESPRLAGTLSPSIGNLSGLTQLVLFSGIVTGPIPSQLGLLTNLRILSLSNNRLTGSIPAEIFGLPNLHTLDLSRNELTGPVPGVNKLTELRVMILAGNQLSGEFPAELPGNLLHLDLSENELSGELPYHLPVSLRYVSVSVNQMWGPLNGLESLSDLVYLDLSMNRFGGPIPPNLFRPSLASVFLQRNNFSGGVHDPHQSPLIPYGPGSVLDLSHNSLTGEIPAALADAESLFLNNNRFVGTVPPEYFRSVYAGVTKTLYLQHNFITEFPIEQRGGPVPLPDSVTLCLSYNCAVPQLPAGSMTCPASAGEQLSRPPSQCSLVNNGSHAR